The genomic DNA ATCGATGATGCGCTTGTCGCTTCTCTAATTATCGACGGACTGAAGGCCAAAGGTCTGCGCTATCGCAAGGCCGGCCAAGAACACAGCGTTACGGCCGACAAAGTCGTGCTCTGCGCCGGCGTTTATCACTCGCCGCAGATTTTGATGCTATCCGGCATCGGCCCGCGCGCGGAATTGGAACGCCTCGGCATCAAAGTGGTTCATGGGCTCGAAGGCATCGGCGAAAATTATCAGGACCATCCGATGGTAACAATGACGGCGAAAGTAAAAGATGTCGACGCCAAGCTGCAGATGCGCGGCCGCTCGACGTTGAAGATTTATTACAAGAGCGATTCGGCGCGGGACTACATCGACTTTCACATCATCCCGCGCGAAGTCACCGAGATTAAGGGCATCGGCAACATGACCGGCTTTTCCTGCAACCTCTTGGAGCAAACCAACCGCGGCCGCCTGAAGCTGGCGAGCGCCAATCCGGAAGAACTGCCCAACGTCGACCCACAGGTGCTCGAACATCCCAACGACATCCGCCGCATGGTGAGCGCCATGCGCTTCGTCGAGAAGCTCTGCAACACCGAGCCGTTTAGCCAATTCTGCGGCGAGCTATTTTCACCGGGTCCGACCGAAGATTTCGAAAAGTTTGCGCGCACGAGCTACAACAGCTACTACCACGGCGTCGGCACCTGCAAGATGGGACCGGCGAGCGACCCCAAAGCGGTGGTCGATCAAGCGCTGCGCGTACACGGCGTGCAAAACCTCTGGGTCGCCGACGCGTCAATCATGCCGACGGTGGCGCACGCCAATACGAATCTAACCTGCATGATGATCGGCGAGCGCGGCGCGGACTTTGTCAAGGCCGCAAACTAACCAGCTCTAAGTTTGCTGCTAATGCAGTTTGTATAGTAGAAATCGCTTGTTCGTAACAATCGAGGTCTTTATGGCCGGCACGGATGCGGGTGCGCCGCCCACAGGCACAATTCAATATTACAACGCCGCTGAGGATTTGCTTGCCCGCAACTTGGCGGAGCGGCCGCACAAGATCGCTTATATCGATGACCAAGGCAGCTACTCGTTCGCCGATTTGGCCGGACGGGTCAACCGCTGCGCCAACGTGCTTACGGACCTCGGTTTGGCCATGGAATCGCGCGTCATGGTGTGCTTACTCGACACCATCGACTTTCCCGTGGTCTTTCTCGGCGCGATCAAAGCCGGATTGGTGCCGATCGCCGTCAACACGTTACTGACCAGTAACGATTTCGACTTCATGCTGCGCGACAGCCGCGCGCAGGCGCTGGTCGTATCGGACCCGCTGCTGCTCACCTTCAAAACAATTCTCGGGGCGCAGCCCCATCTCAAGCATGTGGTGGTGTCCGGCGGGGCATCGCAAGAATATCCATTGCTCGCCGAGCTGATGGCCCGGGAAGATAGCAGCTTCGAGACCGCGCCAACGCGGCCGGACGACGCCTGCTTTTGGCTTTACTCGTCCGGCTCCACAGGAACTCCAAAGGGCACTGTCCACGTGCAGACGAGCATGATCAAGACGGCCGAGTTGTATGCCCAGCCGATTCTCGGCATCCAGGAAAGCGACGTGGTGTTTTCTGCAGCGAAACTGTTTTTCGCCTACGGTTTGGGCAACGCGCTGAGTTTTCCGCTGTCGGTGGGGGCAACGACGATCTTGCTTGGCGATCGCCCGACGCCGCAGGCGGTTTGGAACATCTTGCGCGAGCGCAAGCCGACGATTTTCTACGGCGTACCGACGCTATACAGCGCCCTACTTGCCCATAGCGATTTACCCAAGCGCGACGAGCTCAAATTACGCCGCTGCACTTCGGCCGGTGAAGCATTGCCCGCCGACGTTGGCCGCCGCTGGGCGGAGCTGACCGGCGTCGACATTCTCGACGGCCTGGGTTCGACGGAGATGCTCCATATTTTTCTCTCGAATCGGCCCGGCGATGTCCGCTACGGCACCTCCGGCAAACCGGTGCCCGGCTACGAGATTCGCCTGGTCGGTGAAAATGGCAATCTCGTGACCAAAGGAGATATCGGCGAGCTGCAAGTTACTGGCCCGAGCAGTGCCGCCTACTATTGGAACAACCGCGACAAGAGCCGCGGCACTTTTCTCGGCCCTTGGACGCGCAGCGGCGACAAGTACACCGAAAGCGACGACGGCTACTTTACCTACGCCGGCCGCGGCGATGACATGCTCAAAGTGAGCGGCATTTGGGTGTCGCCCTTCGAAGTCGAATCCGCCATCGCCTCCCACGCCGCCGTGCTCGAAGCGGCGGTGGTTGGCCATGCCGACGAGAACGGTTTGATCAAACCCAAAGCTTATGTCGTGCTGCGGCCCAACACGCCGGCATCACCCGAGCTGGCGGCCGCCCTGCAGCAGCATGTGAAAAGCCACCTAGCGCCATACAAATACCCACGCTGGATTGAGTTCGTGAGCGAGCTGCCCAAGACAGCCACGGGAAAAATCCAACGCTTCAGGCTGCGCGCTTGAAATCGCCGATTCGTTCGTCAAACTACAAAAACCAATCTCGTCCACGGAGGACCCTGCAGTGATCGATCGGAATCGCCGTAAATTCTTAGCCCAAGCCGGTCTGTTCGCCACCGGCGCATTACTACCCAAACCCTTCGCCTTCGCCCAGGCGGGAAAAATCCGCGTTGGCTTGATGCTGCCCTACACCGGCACCTTCGCCGCGCTGGGGAACAATATCACCAACGGCTTCAAGCTCGCCGTCAACGAGCGGGGCGCAAAGCTTGGCGGCCGCGAGCTAGAGTATTTTACGGTGGACGATGAGTCGGAGCCGGCCAAGGCGCCGGAGAACACCAACAAGCTGGTACAGCGCGACAAAGTCGACGTGTTGGTCGGCACCGTGCACAGCGGCGTGCAGATGGGCATGGTCAAGATTGCCAAAGAAACCAACACGCTGATGATCATCCCCAACGCCGGTTTGGACGCCGCCACCGGCGCGCTGTGTGCGCCGAATATTTTTCGCACCTCCTTTTCCAACTGGCAGCCGTCCTACCCGATGGGTAAGGTGCTCGCCGATAGAGGCATCCGCAACGTCGTGTCGCTCGCCTGGAAATACGGCGCCGGCGAAGAAGCGGTGGCGGGTTTCACCGAAGGTTTTATCAAAGCCGGCGGCAAGTCGGTGCGCGGCCTGTGGATCCCATTTCCCAATGCCGAGTTTCAAGCGCTGCTCACCGAGATCGCGTCGATCAAACCGGACGCCGTGTTTGTGTTCTTCGCCGGCGGCGGTGCGGCAAAATTCATCAAAGACTATGCCGCGGCGGGATTGCGAAAGTCGATTCCGCTATACGGTTCCGGTTTCTTGACCGATGGGGTTCTCGACGCCACAGGCGCAGACGCCGACGGACTAGAGACCACGCTGCACTACGCCGACGGGCTCAATACCAAGCGTGACAAAGAGTTTCGCGCCGCCTACGCCAAAGCGTACAAGGCCGAGCCCGACGTTTACGCCGTGCAAGGTTACGATGCCGGATTGCTGTTGGCCGCCGGCCTGGAAGCGGTCCGCGGCGACGTCAGCAAACGCAAAGAAGTCATCGCCGCCATGGAGAAAGCCAAGATCGACAGCCCGCGCGGTGCCTGGACCATGTCGAAAGCCCACAACCCTATCCAAGACATCTATCTGCGCAAAGTGGTTGGCAAAGAAAACCGCTTCGTCAGCGTCGCCCACAAGGCCCTCGCCGACCCAGCGCGGGGATGCAAGATGTAAGGGAATCTTGCACCCCGAAGACACGAAGATCACGAAGGTAAGAGGAGAAAAATCAACTTTTTACCGAGCTTCGTGCCTTCGTGATGAATCTTAATTCCCCATGTTCTACCTCATTCAGTTACTGAACGCCGTCCAATACGGCCTGCTACTCTTCCTGCTCGCCAGCGGCCTGACTTTGATTTTCGGCGTCATGGGCGTGATCAATCTGGCCCATGGCGGCTTTTACATGGTCGGCGCCTATCTAACGTTTTGGTTGGCCAAAGCGACCGGCAACTTGTGGCTGGCGATTCCCATCGCTATCGTCATCGCTTTCATTATCGGCCTGCTGCTCGAAACGACCCTCATCCGCCGCCTTTACCGGCGCGATCATCTGTATCAGGTGCTGCTCACCTTCGGCCTTATCTTAGTCTTCGAGGAATTGCGCAGTATTCTTTTTGGCAATGACGTGCACGGCGTTGCCATACCGTCGATCTTTAATTATTCGATCCCGCTCACGGAAACGCTGTCTTATCCGGTTTACCGACTGTTCGTCACCGCGGTCTGCCTGGTGATCGCCGGCGTCATGTACTTCGTGATTCAAAAGACCCGGCTCGGCATGATGATCCGCGCCGGCAACAGCAACCGCGAGATGGCCGCCGCGCTGGGCGTCAATATCCCGCTGCTCTTCACTTTGGTCTTCGCCGTCGGCATGGCGCTGGCGGCGTTCGCGGGCGCCATCGCGGTGCCGATTACTTCGGTGGCGCCGGGCATGGGCAATCAGATCTTGATCATCTGTTTTGTCGTCGTGGTCATTGGCGGCATCGGCTCGATCAATGGCGCGATGATCGCGTCGCTGTTGATCGGCCTCGCCGACACCCTGGGCAAAGTCTTGGCGCCGGAATATTCCGGGGTCGCCGTCTACTTGCTGATGGCCGCCATCCTATTGTGGCGTCCCCAGGGACTGGCCAATCGATCTTAATTCACCGTGACCCACATCACGTTGCCGCGCTGGCTGCTCCTCTGCGTCGTTGTGCTGGTGGCGCTCGTGCCGCTAAGCGCGTCGACTTTCTATCTGCAGCTGGGCGCTAAGATCATGATCCTGGCGATCTTCGCCCTGAGTCTCGATCTGCTCATCGGCCATACCGGGCTCGTGAGCTTCGGCCATGCCGCCTACTTCGGCGTCGCCGCCTATACCCTGGCGCTAATCACACCGAAATATGAGGCGGCGAACTTTTGGCTCACGCTCCCTTTCGCCATCATTGTCGCCAGCGCCGCCGCGCTGATCATTGGCTTTTTGGTGGTTCGCACCGCCGGCATTTATTTCATCATGGTTACCCTGGCCTTTGCCCAGATGCTTTATGCCATCTTTCACGATACCAAGTTGGGCGGCGGCTCCGATGGCATCTACATCAACGTCCGGCCCGAGTTGACCGTTGCCGGCGTTAAGCTCCTCGATTTGGAAAGCCCGGCGCAGTTTTTTTATCTCGCGCTCATCGCGCTTGTTGCCGTCTATTTTGTCTTGAGCAAAATCTTGCACGCGCCCTTCGGCCGGGCGCTGGCGGGCATTCGGGTCAACGAGCAGCGCATGCGCTCCATCGGCTTCCCGGTTTTTTCCTACAAGCTCGGCGCCTTCGTCATTGCCGGCGCCCTCGCCGGTCTGGCCGGTTATCTTTCGGCCTGTCAGTTCGGTTTCGTCAATCCGGAAATCCTCGCGTGGCATCACTCCGGCACGGTTCTCATGATGGTGATCCTCGGCGGCATGGGGCGGCTCCATGGTGCCGTTCTGGGCGCCGCGGCCTACGTCCTGCTGCAAGAATTTCTCTCGGCGCAGGCGTTCTTCGGCACCTACGCCAAACATTGGCAACTGACGATGGGCGGTTTGATTGTGCTGATCGTCCTGGCGTTTCCCCACGGCATCGGCGGCCTCATCGATATTGCCCTACGGCGTCAAAGCAACCGTCGTACCGTTAATGAGGTCGCCCGTGTCTGAAGCGCTCCTGCAAGTGCACCATCTGAACAAGCGCTTCGGCGGCCTCACGGCAGTGAACGACGTGTCTTTATCGGTCGCGCCCGGCCAGCTGCACGCCGTCATCGGTCCCAATGGCGCCGGCAAAACAACCCTGACGAATCTGCTGTCGGGCGATCTATTGCCAACCAGCGGCACAATTATTTTTCATGGCCATGACATATCGGCATTTCCGCCAGAAAAACGCTCGCGCTTGGGCATTGGCCGCAGCTACCAGAAAACCAATATCTTCCCGAGCTTCACTGCGCTAGAGAACTGCCGGTTGGCGGCCCAGTCGCGCGCGCCGCGCCCGTTGAACTGGCTGCGCTCCGCAAACGGCTACGAAGACATTCTCGCTGGGTCGCAGCGCGCGCTCGACACCGTCGGTCTCTCACCTCGCGCCGACGATCCCGCCCTCGCCTTAAGCCACGGCGAGCAGCGCCAGTTGGAGATCGCCATGTGCCTCGCCACCGAGCCACAGCTGCTCTTACTCGATGAGCCGTTGGCCGGCATGGGCACCGAAGAGTCGCAGCGCATGGTGGCCCTGCTCGGCCGGCTTGCCGAAAGCCACGCCGTTTTGCTCATCGAGCACGACATGGATGCGGTCTTTGCGCTGGCGAAAGTTTTGACGGTGATGGTGGACGGTCAAGTGCTAGCAAGCGGCACTCCGGCGCAGATCCGCAGCAATCCTGAAGTACAGCGAGCCTATCTGGGGGAAATAGAGCCGTGAGCGAAGCGACGCCGATCATCGAAGCCCAGGGCTTGCACACCTATTACGGCGCCAGCCATATCTTGCACGGCGTCGATTTTTCCGTGCGCGCCGGGGAAACCGTCGGCTTGATGGGACGCAACGGCATGGGCAAGTCGACGCTGATCCGAACTCTGATGGGCCACGTGCCCGCGCGCCGCGGCGAGATCAAAATCAACGGCCATGTCATGACCGGCACCGCTGCCCATCTGATCGCTAGACAGGGCCTCGCCTACGTGCCCGAAGGACGCGGCATCTTCCCGAATCTTTCCGTTCGCGAAAATCTCCTCATGGCCGCTCGCCCCGGAATCAATGGCCAAACTCTGTGGAGCTACGACCGCGTGCTGGAGACTTTTCCACGACTGCGCGAGCGGCTAAGCCACGGCGGCCAGCAGCTCTCCGGCGGCGAGCAGCAGATGCTGTCGATTGGCCGAGCCTTAATGACCAACCCACAATTGCTGATCCTCGACGAAGCCACCGAAGGCTTGGCCCCATTGATCGCCAAGGAAATCTGGCGCATCATTAGGAGCGTCCGTGAGACCGGAATCGCTGCCGTGATCGTCGATAAAAACTTTGCTGAAGTTTCAGCGTTAACGGACAGAAATGTCATCCTCGTGAAGGGGCAGGTGGTCTACGAGGGAAGCGGCGGCGAATTGCGCTCTCGACCCGAAACGTTGCGGGAACACTTGGGGATTTAACCTCAGTCAAAGCCTTGGTCGTCAAAAGGTTGTCACCGTTAACTTCCCTTCACCTCGCCTGCGGCTTTACTCGTGCACAAGACTACAACTCCTGGTATACTTGTTGCGAAGTTATGCAAACGCAGCTGGCAGATTCTCTAGCAACAGCAAAGCAATAAAGCTTTTTGACTTTGTCGCCGTGACGGAACTCTCTTTTCCCTACGCAATAACAAAAGTCGCTGAGGATAGCTGCGACCGCTCGATTCCAAACATTCAGCAGTGGCGCGACTCCTTCGACCTCCGGCGTAGAGATTGGCTGATCTTAGGCAAGGGGCCCACCTACGCGAGCTTCGAAAAGGCCTACTTAGATGAATATTTCACCTGTTCACTTAATCACGTCGTGCGCGAACACTCTGTCGATCTAGCTCACGCAATTGACATCGATGTGGTTCGCCAGTGCGCTGATGCGATCGACCGCAATGCGCGATTTCTGATCCTGCCTTATCACCCACACGAAAATTGCGTCGCGAGCAAGCGCACGATTCACCACTTCGTCCGGGAAATACCCGTACTCCAGTCGCTGAAGGAGCAAGGCAGACTCGTGTGGTACAACCTGGCGACAGCCAAGAAACAGGTCGGCACTTCGCCACTCATTGAGGCTTGGAATTTTAGCGCGGAAGCGGCGGTGGACATTCTGGCTACATGCGGGGCGAGAATTATTCGTTCTCTTGGCGTCGACGGCGGCAACCAGTATGCGTCGTGCTTTGACGATCTACGCGCCACAACACTCCTCGCCAATACGCAAACATCTTTTGACAGCCAGTTCCGCCAAATCGCCAAGATCATTCGGCGCAAAGGGGTCTTTTACGCGCCGCTGCTGAAACAAGCGCCGATTCGTGTATTTGTCGGGACCGATAGAACGCAGCGGTTAGCCGCGCGTGTGCTGGAATACAGCATAAAGAAGCACGCCAGCATGAGCGTCGATGTTCAGTTTATGTGCGACATTCCGGTACCGCTGCCCAAAGACCGCGAAAACCAGCCGCGCACCGGATTTTCGTTCTCGCGTTTTCTCATTCCGTCGCTCTGCCAATACCGAGGGAAAGCGATCTATCTCGACGCCGACATGCTGGTCTTCGACGACATCGCCAAACTATGGGACTATCCGCTAGCTTCGGCGAAAGCAAACCGCAACCGGCAAAGGCATTGGACCCGGCACTCTAGTCGTCCTCGCTTTATTCATTGCGAGCTGCTCGACGACGGAAAAAATCGGCATACCGCTTTTTTCGCCTTTGTTCCCCGCGACGGATTCCGCACCGGCACGTTTACTCTCCGCCATGGAAGCAATCAGCCGCGGCGTTGCCTTGGTGACGCCCAGCAACGCTTCACTCAAAGATGTTTATTATGAATTTGACAGCACTGATCTAGCGGCCGATGCCCAGAACATCCTCAAACAAAACGCCGAATGGATGAAAGCCAATCCGAAAGCACGCGTCGAAGTCGAAGGCCATTGCGATGACGTCGGTTCAGCCGAATACAACCTGGCGCTCGGCGCCAAGCGCGCTCAAGTGGCCAAAGACTTCCTCGTCCAGCAAGGCATTGCGGCAGAGCGTTTGGTCACCATCAGCTACGGCAAGGAAGCGCCGGCCTGTTTCGAACTAACCGAAGAGTGCCGGGTAAGAAACCGCCGCGCCCGCTTCGTCATGTTTACTGAGCTGCCAACTTCCTAATCTACCCGCGCGGCAACTTATTCATAGCCAATCGCTGTTACGATCGGTGTTGCCGCCGCTTCGCGCGCCGGCCAATAGGCCGCCAGCATGCAAAGTGCCACGGCGAGCAGCAGCGTCAAAAACGCAATGCCGTAGGGGTAGTAGAACTGAAAGGTCCAACCGGTGAGAATTTTGGTGTTATAGACCACGTGATGGTACGCCATAATCGAGCCGGCGAATAATCCTAACAGCGCGCCGAGAGTCCCCATCCAACCCGCTTCCATCACCAGGACGCGGCGGATCTGCGCCTGCGTGGCGCCGATGGCGCGTAGCACGCCGAGCTCGCGGGTGCGGTCCAAGATCGACGCCAAAAGCGTATTGATCACGCTAAAGATCGCCACCACCACGGCGACGATTTCCACCGCGTAGTTGACGACGAACGACTGCTCCATGATGCGCACCACGGCGTCCTTCAATTCTCTATGGGTGCTAACGAACAAACGGTACTTCTCGCCATAGTCCATTTTGACTTTTTCGATCACGGCATCGATGTCGGCGCCTTGCTCGAGCCAGAGATCGAAGGCATCGACCAACTCATCGCGCCAATATTTTTTGTACAGCGCGCGGTCGATCAGCACACTGCCAATGTCGGAAGAATAGTCGACATAGACTCCCAGAATCGTTAGCCGCGCCGGTCCGGAAGGAGTTGCCAGTTCGATGCTATCGCCGGTGCTTTTGCCAAACTTGCGCTCGAAGCTTTCGCTGACCACCGCCCCTTTGGCTGCGCCCATGGCGCGCAGCACCTGCGCGCCATCGCCACGCGCCATTGGCAAGGTGCGCATAGCGGCTGACTCTGCGGCAGAAAAGGATTCGATGACGATCGGCTTGCCTTGATAGTTGGCCCGCACCAAGCGGTAAAGGTCGACTATCTTCACACCCGGTATGGTCTTTAATCCCGCCGCCGGTTCT from Deltaproteobacteria bacterium includes the following:
- a CDS encoding branched-chain amino acid ABC transporter permease, giving the protein MILAIFALSLDLLIGHTGLVSFGHAAYFGVAAYTLALITPKYEAANFWLTLPFAIIVASAAALIIGFLVVRTAGIYFIMVTLAFAQMLYAIFHDTKLGGGSDGIYINVRPELTVAGVKLLDLESPAQFFYLALIALVAVYFVLSKILHAPFGRALAGIRVNEQRMRSIGFPVFSYKLGAFVIAGALAGLAGYLSACQFGFVNPEILAWHHSGTVLMMVILGGMGRLHGAVLGAAAYVLLQEFLSAQAFFGTYAKHWQLTMGGLIVLIVLAFPHGIGGLIDIALRRQSNRRTVNEVARV
- a CDS encoding benzoate-CoA ligase family protein, with product MAGTDAGAPPTGTIQYYNAAEDLLARNLAERPHKIAYIDDQGSYSFADLAGRVNRCANVLTDLGLAMESRVMVCLLDTIDFPVVFLGAIKAGLVPIAVNTLLTSNDFDFMLRDSRAQALVVSDPLLLTFKTILGAQPHLKHVVVSGGASQEYPLLAELMAREDSSFETAPTRPDDACFWLYSSGSTGTPKGTVHVQTSMIKTAELYAQPILGIQESDVVFSAAKLFFAYGLGNALSFPLSVGATTILLGDRPTPQAVWNILRERKPTIFYGVPTLYSALLAHSDLPKRDELKLRRCTSAGEALPADVGRRWAELTGVDILDGLGSTEMLHIFLSNRPGDVRYGTSGKPVPGYEIRLVGENGNLVTKGDIGELQVTGPSSAAYYWNNRDKSRGTFLGPWTRSGDKYTESDDGYFTYAGRGDDMLKVSGIWVSPFEVESAIASHAAVLEAAVVGHADENGLIKPKAYVVLRPNTPASPELAAALQQHVKSHLAPYKYPRWIEFVSELPKTATGKIQRFRLRA
- the pal gene encoding peptidoglycan-associated lipoprotein Pal, with product MEAISRGVALVTPSNASLKDVYYEFDSTDLAADAQNILKQNAEWMKANPKARVEVEGHCDDVGSAEYNLALGAKRAQVAKDFLVQQGIAAERLVTISYGKEAPACFELTEECRVRNRRARFVMFTELPTS
- a CDS encoding ABC transporter permease is translated as MDRNRRKFLAQAGLFATGALLPKPFAFAQAGKIRVGLMLPYTGTFAALGNNITNGFKLAVNERGAKLGGRELEYFTVDDESEPAKAPENTNKLVQRDKVDVLVGTVHSGVQMGMVKIAKETNTLMIIPNAGLDAATGALCAPNIFRTSFSNWQPSYPMGKVLADRGIRNVVSLAWKYGAGEEAVAGFTEGFIKAGGKSVRGLWIPFPNAEFQALLTEIASIKPDAVFVFFAGGGAAKFIKDYAAAGLRKSIPLYGSGFLTDGVLDATGADADGLETTLHYADGLNTKRDKEFRAAYAKAYKAEPDVYAVQGYDAGLLLAAGLEAVRGDVSKRKEVIAAMEKAKIDSPRGAWTMSKAHNPIQDIYLRKVVGKENRFVSVAHKALADPARGCKM
- a CDS encoding ABC transporter ATP-binding protein produces the protein MSEATPIIEAQGLHTYYGASHILHGVDFSVRAGETVGLMGRNGMGKSTLIRTLMGHVPARRGEIKINGHVMTGTAAHLIARQGLAYVPEGRGIFPNLSVRENLLMAARPGINGQTLWSYDRVLETFPRLRERLSHGGQQLSGGEQQMLSIGRALMTNPQLLILDEATEGLAPLIAKEIWRIIRSVRETGIAAVIVDKNFAEVSALTDRNVILVKGQVVYEGSGGELRSRPETLREHLGI
- a CDS encoding ABC transporter ATP-binding protein; this encodes MSEALLQVHHLNKRFGGLTAVNDVSLSVAPGQLHAVIGPNGAGKTTLTNLLSGDLLPTSGTIIFHGHDISAFPPEKRSRLGIGRSYQKTNIFPSFTALENCRLAAQSRAPRPLNWLRSANGYEDILAGSQRALDTVGLSPRADDPALALSHGEQRQLEIAMCLATEPQLLLLDEPLAGMGTEESQRMVALLGRLAESHAVLLIEHDMDAVFALAKVLTVMVDGQVLASGTPAQIRSNPEVQRAYLGEIEP
- a CDS encoding branched-chain amino acid ABC transporter permease; protein product: MFYLIQLLNAVQYGLLLFLLASGLTLIFGVMGVINLAHGGFYMVGAYLTFWLAKATGNLWLAIPIAIVIAFIIGLLLETTLIRRLYRRDHLYQVLLTFGLILVFEELRSILFGNDVHGVAIPSIFNYSIPLTETLSYPVYRLFVTAVCLVIAGVMYFVIQKTRLGMMIRAGNSNREMAAALGVNIPLLFTLVFAVGMALAAFAGAIAVPITSVAPGMGNQILIICFVVVVIGGIGSINGAMIASLLIGLADTLGKVLAPEYSGVAVYLLMAAILLWRPQGLANRS